The following proteins come from a genomic window of Orenia metallireducens:
- a CDS encoding DUF4280 domain-containing protein translates to MEIVYGFKKDKNNDYKEDSKQREGKAKIKLGDTLIGKGIKAKENSKNEYIDIYGNEYEKLSNDELMIIINSEEDLKGSQLPIENFQEGDFGLWLEEPAPYYLEGDKIVTKDGKKASKEDVLALEENKFLDEDNRIQNEFLWIYAGEKIKFPEEVKEEQTQEEESQKDKQDQSTTRTVAGGTSSSSQSKSENQESNKQESKESSSPTSLGASGSKLYVCAGAKLECSQGDKEGSLKVVAGHNIKMQGNLVATMMDYKPMANIQPFGKCKSMANPTVAAATAANKGKLKPMPCVPNIVAPWTGGKTDVKVAGNPALLESSKLTCAYAGMIKITDPGQGLVKG, encoded by the coding sequence ATGGAGATAGTATATGGTTTTAAGAAGGACAAAAATAATGATTATAAAGAAGATAGCAAACAAAGAGAAGGGAAAGCTAAAATAAAACTTGGTGATACTTTAATAGGTAAAGGAATAAAAGCTAAAGAGAATTCGAAAAATGAGTATATTGATATTTATGGCAATGAGTATGAAAAACTATCTAATGATGAGTTGATGATTATAATTAATTCAGAAGAAGATCTGAAAGGTAGTCAATTGCCGATAGAAAATTTCCAAGAAGGAGATTTTGGTTTATGGCTTGAAGAACCAGCTCCTTATTACTTAGAAGGTGATAAGATAGTTACTAAAGATGGGAAAAAGGCTTCTAAGGAGGATGTTTTAGCTTTAGAAGAGAATAAATTCCTAGATGAAGATAATAGAATTCAAAATGAGTTCTTATGGATTTATGCTGGAGAGAAGATAAAATTTCCTGAGGAAGTAAAGGAAGAACAAACTCAAGAAGAAGAGAGTCAAAAAGATAAACAAGACCAAAGTACTACTAGGACTGTGGCAGGAGGTACAAGCAGTAGCAGTCAATCCAAGTCAGAAAATCAAGAGAGTAATAAGCAAGAAAGTAAAGAGAGTAGCTCTCCTACTAGCTTAGGGGCTAGTGGAAGTAAGTTATATGTCTGTGCAGGGGCTAAGTTAGAGTGTAGTCAAGGCGACAAAGAAGGGTCACTAAAAGTGGTAGCAGGTCATAACATTAAGATGCAAGGTAACTTGGTAGCTACTATGATGGATTATAAGCCTATGGCTAATATTCAGCCCTTTGGTAAATGCAAGAGCATGGCTAATCCTACGGTAGCAGCAGCTACAGCGGCTAATAAAGGAAAATTAAAGCCGATGCCTTGTGTACCCAATATCGTAGCACCTTGGACAGGTGGGAAGACAGATGTTAAGGTAGCAGGAAATCCTGCTTTGTTGGAAAGCTCCAAATTGACCTGTGCCTATGCAGGGATGATAAAGATTACTGATCCAGGTCAAGGTTTAGTTAAGGGATAG
- the purB gene encoding adenylosuccinate lyase translates to MINRYTLPKMQKIWDEENKFNKWLDIEIAVCEALTETGEIPQDDMDKIRENASFSVDRIKEIERETRHDILAFLTAVAESLGEESKYIHMGLTSSDVKDTARALQMKESLELILDDLQELKQALARQAKKYKMRVMIGRTHGVHAEPVTLGLKLANWYSEVNRHIERVEQLLERISVGKISGAVGTFANISPKVEELACKKLGIRAAAISSQILQRDRHAEYLSVLAIIASSLDKFATEIRNLQRTDILEIEESFKKGQKGSSAMPHKKNPITCERISGLSRVLKANANVGFDNVNLWHERDLTHSSPERIVLPDSSTLIDYMLNKFTDVVDNLAVYEENMEANLAKTKGLIFSQKVMLSLVDKGLLRDDAYAIVQRNALKAWNSEKTFKELLLADSELMEHMNKEEVEQIFDYSYHLKNIDVIYQRLGLE, encoded by the coding sequence ATGATAAATAGATATACTTTGCCAAAGATGCAGAAAATTTGGGATGAAGAGAATAAATTTAATAAATGGTTGGATATTGAAATAGCAGTCTGTGAAGCTTTAACAGAGACTGGAGAGATACCTCAAGATGATATGGATAAAATTAGAGAGAATGCATCCTTTAGTGTAGATAGAATTAAAGAGATAGAAAGAGAGACTCGCCATGATATTTTGGCCTTCTTAACAGCTGTTGCAGAAAGTTTAGGAGAGGAATCCAAGTATATACATATGGGTTTGACATCCTCTGATGTTAAAGATACTGCACGGGCTTTACAGATGAAAGAGAGTTTAGAGCTGATATTAGATGATTTGCAGGAATTAAAGCAGGCTTTAGCTAGGCAAGCTAAAAAATATAAGATGAGAGTAATGATTGGACGGACCCATGGAGTACATGCTGAGCCAGTTACTTTAGGATTAAAGTTGGCTAACTGGTACTCAGAGGTTAATCGCCATATTGAACGGGTGGAACAATTGCTAGAGAGAATTAGTGTAGGGAAGATATCTGGAGCAGTAGGAACTTTTGCTAATATTAGTCCCAAGGTAGAAGAGTTAGCTTGTAAAAAACTAGGGATAAGAGCTGCTGCAATCTCTTCTCAGATTTTACAAAGAGACCGTCATGCTGAATACTTAAGTGTATTGGCTATTATCGCTAGTTCTTTAGATAAGTTTGCTACAGAGATTCGTAACTTACAGAGAACGGATATTTTAGAGATTGAAGAGAGCTTCAAAAAAGGTCAAAAAGGTTCTTCAGCAATGCCTCATAAGAAGAATCCAATTACTTGTGAAAGAATTTCCGGATTATCTAGAGTTCTTAAAGCAAATGCTAATGTAGGTTTTGATAATGTAAATCTATGGCATGAGCGTGATTTGACCCATTCTTCTCCTGAAAGGATAGTTTTACCTGATAGTAGTACTTTGATTGATTATATGTTAAATAAATTTACTGATGTAGTCGATAATTTAGCTGTATATGAAGAGAATATGGAAGCTAATTTAGCTAAGACTAAGGGGCTTATCTTCTCGCAGAAAGTAATGCTCTCTTTAGTAGATAAAGGACTATTAAGAGATGATGCTTATGCTATCGTACAACGTAATGCTCTTAAAGCTTGGAATAGTGAGAAGACCTTTAAAGAATTATTATTAGCAGATAGTGAACTAATGGAACATATGAATAAAGAAGAAGTAGAGCAGATATTTGATTATTCTTATCATTTAAAGAATATAGATGTGATTTATCAAAGACTTGGACTTGAATAA
- a CDS encoding adenylosuccinate synthase, which translates to MSTIVVVGTQWGDEGKGKITDMIGKEADLVVRYQGGNNAGHTVVVGDKEYKLHLIPSGILYDDTKCVIGNGVVVDPKVLIEELDYLAKKEVEVNNLYISSKAHIIMPYHRVLDKAEEMRKGNSKIGTTGKGIGPVYMDKIGRMGIRMEDLLDTDIFRTKVEEAVELKNLILDKVYGLDTFDAGKIVEEYLTYAERIKDYITDTSLLINQEIEKGNNILFEGAQGTLLDIDHGTYPFVTSSNPTTGGVCSGTGVGPTKINEVLGIVKAYTTRVGEGPFPAELTGEMGEYLRKVGHEFGTTTGRARRCGWFDAVIVKYAARINGLTSLAITKLDVLDELAEIEICTGYDYQGEIITEFPTKEEILKECKPVYETLPGWQSKTSDIEAYDKLPENAKKYLERISELTGVKISIISLGPKRKQTIVLDNLLD; encoded by the coding sequence ATGTCAACTATAGTTGTAGTAGGGACTCAATGGGGAGACGAAGGAAAAGGTAAAATAACTGATATGATTGGTAAAGAGGCTGACTTAGTAGTTCGTTATCAAGGTGGTAATAATGCTGGTCATACTGTAGTAGTAGGTGATAAAGAATATAAGCTACATCTAATTCCTTCTGGGATTCTTTATGATGATACTAAATGTGTAATAGGTAATGGTGTAGTTGTAGATCCTAAAGTATTAATTGAAGAGCTAGACTATTTGGCTAAAAAGGAAGTAGAGGTTAATAATTTATATATTAGTTCTAAAGCTCATATAATTATGCCATATCACAGAGTATTGGATAAGGCAGAAGAGATGAGAAAGGGCAATAGTAAGATTGGAACTACTGGTAAAGGAATTGGGCCAGTATATATGGATAAGATTGGAAGAATGGGTATTAGAATGGAAGATCTATTAGATACTGATATCTTTAGAACAAAGGTTGAAGAAGCTGTTGAGCTAAAGAACTTAATCTTAGATAAGGTATATGGATTAGATACCTTTGATGCTGGTAAGATAGTTGAAGAATACTTAACTTATGCTGAAAGGATTAAAGATTATATTACCGATACTTCATTATTGATTAATCAAGAGATTGAGAAGGGTAATAACATCTTATTTGAAGGTGCTCAAGGAACTCTTTTAGATATTGATCATGGTACTTATCCATTCGTAACATCATCTAACCCAACAACTGGTGGGGTTTGTAGTGGTACAGGTGTGGGACCTACTAAGATAAATGAAGTATTGGGGATAGTTAAGGCTTATACTACCCGTGTAGGTGAAGGACCATTTCCTGCTGAATTAACAGGTGAGATGGGTGAATATCTAAGAAAGGTAGGTCATGAATTTGGTACAACTACTGGACGAGCTCGTCGTTGTGGCTGGTTTGATGCTGTAATTGTAAAATATGCTGCTCGAATTAATGGGTTGACTAGTTTAGCAATTACTAAGTTAGATGTACTAGATGAATTAGCGGAGATTGAAATCTGTACTGGTTATGATTATCAAGGTGAGATCATTACAGAATTCCCAACTAAAGAGGAAATATTAAAAGAATGTAAACCGGTATATGAGACCTTACCTGGATGGCAGTCTAAAACAAGTGATATTGAAGCTTATGATAAATTACCTGAGAATGCTAAGAAGTATTTAGAACGCATCTCTGAATTAACAGGAGTTAAAATATCCATTATATCACTAGGACCAAAAAGAAAACAAACAATTGTATTAGATAACTTATTAGACTAA
- the pflB gene encoding formate C-acetyltransferase — MANFKSGKWEQEIDVRDFVQKNYTPYEGDDSFLAGPTERTTKIWEKCSELIWKEIENGGVLDVDVDTVADINAYDAGYIDKDLEKIVGLQTDAPLKRTLNVYGGIRMANQAAEAYGYSVNDKIKEIFTTYRKTHNDGVFDVYTPELREIRRSGVITGLPDAYGRGRIIGDYRRVALYGIDKLIEAKQEDKAHLTGPMTEEVIRLREEISDQIRALKKLKGLGETYGLDLGRPAENAYEAIQWTYMGYLAAIQENNGAAMSLGRVSEFFDIYIENDIAEGKLTEEEAQELVDDFVVKLRLARQLRTPSYNDLFSGDPLWVTLVVGGMGIDGRPLVSKTSFRILNTLYNLGPAPEPNLTVLWSERLPVGFKNFCAKVSKDTSSVQYENDCIMRPNFGDDYGIACCVSAMDSGKEIQYFGARCNLPKTLLYALNGGRDEKTGVQVGPEFTPYTGEVLEFNKVMDQFDRFLDWLTEQYVDALNIIHYMHDKYAYEAVQMALHDSEVGRIMGFGVAGLSIIADSLSAIKYAKVKPIKNEEGIIVDFEIEGDFPKYGNDDDRVDSLAVDVVKRFMTKLQKHKLYRNAKHSMSVLTITSNVVYGKKTGSTPDGRKAGEPFAPGANPMHGRDTSGAVASLNSVAKIPYDYCQDGISNTFSIVPKALGSDEEEQINNLVSILDGYFDQDAHHLNVNVLQRETLLDAVEHPEKYPQLTIRVSGYAVNFIRLTPEQQQEVIARTFHKSM, encoded by the coding sequence ATGGCTAACTTTAAGAGTGGTAAATGGGAACAAGAGATTGATGTTAGGGATTTTGTCCAAAAGAATTATACTCCTTATGAAGGTGATGACTCTTTTTTAGCAGGGCCTACTGAAAGAACTACAAAGATTTGGGAAAAATGTTCTGAATTAATCTGGAAAGAGATTGAAAATGGTGGAGTTTTAGATGTTGATGTTGATACAGTAGCTGATATAAATGCTTACGATGCAGGATATATAGATAAAGATCTAGAGAAGATTGTTGGATTGCAGACTGATGCACCTTTAAAGAGAACTTTAAATGTTTATGGTGGAATCAGAATGGCCAATCAAGCTGCTGAAGCTTATGGGTATAGCGTAAATGATAAGATTAAGGAGATTTTTACTACCTATAGAAAGACTCATAATGACGGTGTATTTGATGTATATACTCCTGAATTAAGAGAGATTCGCCGTTCTGGTGTAATTACTGGTTTACCAGATGCTTATGGGCGTGGAAGAATTATCGGTGATTATAGAAGGGTAGCTTTATATGGAATAGATAAATTAATTGAAGCTAAACAAGAGGATAAAGCTCACTTAACTGGACCAATGACTGAGGAGGTTATTCGTCTAAGAGAAGAGATATCTGATCAAATTAGAGCTTTAAAGAAATTAAAAGGATTAGGAGAGACTTATGGATTAGACTTAGGTCGTCCAGCGGAGAATGCTTATGAAGCAATTCAATGGACTTATATGGGATACTTAGCAGCTATCCAAGAGAATAACGGTGCTGCAATGTCCTTAGGTAGAGTTTCTGAATTCTTTGATATCTATATTGAAAATGATATTGCAGAAGGTAAATTAACAGAAGAAGAAGCTCAAGAGTTAGTTGATGACTTTGTAGTTAAATTAAGATTAGCTCGTCAATTAAGAACACCATCTTATAATGATTTATTCAGTGGAGATCCACTTTGGGTAACTCTAGTAGTTGGTGGAATGGGTATTGATGGTCGTCCATTAGTAAGTAAAACAAGCTTTAGAATTTTAAATACATTATACAACTTAGGACCAGCTCCAGAACCAAACTTAACAGTTTTATGGTCTGAAAGACTGCCAGTAGGATTTAAGAATTTCTGCGCTAAAGTTTCTAAAGATACAAGCTCTGTTCAATACGAAAATGATTGTATTATGAGACCTAACTTTGGTGATGACTACGGTATTGCATGTTGTGTATCTGCTATGGATTCTGGTAAAGAGATTCAATACTTTGGAGCTAGATGTAACTTACCTAAAACATTACTTTATGCATTAAATGGTGGACGTGATGAGAAGACTGGTGTACAGGTAGGACCAGAGTTTACTCCTTATACTGGAGAAGTTCTAGAATTTAATAAAGTAATGGATCAATTTGATAGATTCCTAGACTGGTTGACTGAGCAGTATGTAGATGCATTAAATATCATTCACTATATGCATGATAAGTATGCTTATGAAGCTGTACAGATGGCACTACATGATAGTGAAGTAGGAAGAATTATGGGATTTGGTGTAGCAGGATTATCAATTATTGCTGACTCCTTAAGTGCTATTAAATATGCTAAAGTTAAACCTATTAAAAATGAAGAAGGAATTATTGTTGACTTTGAAATCGAAGGTGATTTTCCTAAATATGGTAACGATGATGACCGTGTAGATAGTTTAGCTGTAGATGTTGTTAAGAGATTTATGACTAAGTTACAAAAGCATAAGCTATATAGAAATGCTAAACATTCAATGTCTGTATTAACAATTACATCTAATGTAGTCTATGGTAAGAAGACAGGTTCTACTCCTGATGGACGTAAAGCTGGAGAGCCATTTGCTCCAGGTGCGAACCCAATGCATGGACGTGATACTTCTGGTGCAGTTGCATCTTTGAACTCTGTAGCTAAGATACCATATGATTATTGTCAAGATGGTATCTCAAATACTTTCTCTATCGTTCCTAAGGCATTAGGATCTGATGAAGAAGAACAGATTAATAACTTAGTATCTATCTTAGATGGATACTTTGATCAAGATGCTCATCACTTAAACGTTAATGTACTACAACGTGAGACATTATTAGATGCGGTAGAGCATCCAGAGAAGTACCCACAATTAACTATTAGAGTTTCTGGATATGCAGTAAACTTTATTAGATTAACTCCAGAACAACAACAGGAAGTAATCGCAAGAACTTTCCATAAGAGTATGTAA
- the pflA gene encoding pyruvate formate-lyase-activating protein, which produces MAKGWIHSVESLGTQDGPGIRYVVFTQGCPLRCKYCHNPDTWCMTDGQEIEVEELMSKILRCKPFISRSKGGVTISGGEPTLQIDFVLELLKRCKEEELHTALDTSGYIDKDKFESLLPYIDLVLLDIKHIDDIEHQELTGVSNQKILEILNLLEEKGKSFWVRHVVVPGINDKVEYIERLTELLAPLDNLEKVELIAYHELGVHKWETIGLDYQLKDVKPPSKEKMEEFKEIFIQKGINTVIK; this is translated from the coding sequence ATGGCAAAAGGTTGGATTCATTCAGTTGAAAGTTTAGGTACTCAAGATGGACCTGGAATTAGGTATGTTGTCTTTACTCAAGGATGCCCTCTTAGATGTAAATATTGTCACAATCCAGATACTTGGTGTATGACTGATGGTCAAGAGATAGAGGTAGAGGAGTTAATGAGTAAGATATTAAGGTGTAAACCTTTTATTAGTAGGTCTAAGGGAGGGGTGACCATCTCAGGTGGTGAGCCCACTTTACAAATAGATTTTGTATTAGAACTATTAAAGAGATGTAAAGAAGAAGAACTTCACACTGCACTAGATACTTCTGGATATATAGATAAAGATAAATTTGAATCACTATTACCTTATATTGATTTAGTCTTATTAGATATTAAGCATATAGATGATATTGAACATCAAGAGTTGACAGGGGTTAGCAATCAAAAGATTTTAGAGATTTTGAATTTATTAGAAGAGAAAGGTAAAAGTTTTTGGGTTAGGCATGTAGTTGTACCTGGAATCAATGATAAGGTAGAGTATATAGAGAGGTTAACTGAATTATTAGCACCTTTAGATAATTTAGAGAAAGTTGAGTTAATAGCTTATCATGAATTAGGAGTTCATAAGTGGGAGACAATTGGGTTAGATTATCAGTTAAAAGACGTTAAACCTCCTAGTAAGGAGAAGATGGAAGAGTTCAAAGAGATATTTATTCAAAAAGGAATCAATACTGTAATTAAATAG